From Streptomyces sp. TLI_105, the proteins below share one genomic window:
- a CDS encoding CarD family transcriptional regulator, which produces MTFKVGDTVVYPHHGAALIEAIETRQIKGVDKTYLVLKVAQGDLTVRVPADNAEFVGVRDVVGQDGLDRVFEVLRAPYAEEPTNWSRRYKANLEKLASGDVIKVAEVVRDLWRRERERGLSAGEKRMLAKARQILVSELALAENTNEDKAEALLDEVLAS; this is translated from the coding sequence ATGACGTTCAAGGTTGGCGACACCGTGGTCTATCCCCATCACGGGGCCGCGCTGATCGAGGCCATCGAAACTCGCCAGATCAAAGGCGTGGACAAGACCTACTTGGTGCTCAAGGTCGCGCAGGGCGACCTGACGGTTCGTGTGCCGGCGGACAATGCGGAGTTCGTCGGTGTTCGCGACGTGGTCGGTCAGGACGGGCTGGACCGGGTCTTCGAGGTGCTGCGTGCGCCGTACGCCGAAGAGCCGACGAACTGGTCCCGTCGCTACAAGGCAAATCTCGAAAAGCTCGCCTCGGGCGATGTCATCAAGGTCGCCGAAGTGGTGCGCGACCTGTGGCGTCGTGAGCGCGAGCGCGGACTTTCCGCAGGTGAGAAGCGCATGCTCGCCAAGGCTCGGCAGATTCTGGTGAGCGAGCTGGCCCTCGCGGAGAACACGAACGAGGACAAGGCCGAGGCTCTCCTCGACGAGGTCCTCGCGTCCTGA
- a CDS encoding DUF461 domain-containing protein, whose product MSRSLRRGALAATAIVFSVAALSACGAGNDAQTLEVRPDNAAVTVDDVKIQNALVVTQPEPGAKGPAVVSASVFNNGRLPQTIDAITLPGTKAVVKLKAAEGTGPITVPAHGSVLIGGKGNASAVIENGSEAARNGDAQKVVFKLSKTGDVALNAFIVPATSYFKDFGPEAVPAAPTTAPAATPTSSASPSGEASHGAETPASGEPTTAGH is encoded by the coding sequence GTGAGCCGCAGCCTTCGACGCGGCGCCCTCGCCGCCACCGCCATCGTGTTCTCCGTCGCCGCGCTGTCCGCCTGTGGTGCGGGCAACGACGCGCAGACGCTGGAAGTACGCCCGGACAACGCCGCCGTCACGGTGGACGACGTCAAGATCCAGAACGCGCTGGTCGTCACCCAGCCCGAGCCCGGCGCCAAGGGCCCGGCCGTCGTCTCGGCCAGCGTCTTCAACAACGGCCGCCTGCCGCAGACCATCGACGCGATCACCCTGCCCGGCACGAAGGCCGTCGTGAAGCTGAAGGCGGCCGAGGGCACCGGCCCGATCACCGTCCCGGCCCACGGCTCCGTCCTGATCGGCGGCAAGGGCAACGCCTCCGCCGTCATCGAGAACGGCTCCGAGGCCGCCCGCAACGGCGACGCCCAGAAGGTCGTCTTCAAGCTGAGCAAGACCGGCGACGTCGCCCTGAACGCCTTCATCGTCCCGGCGACGAGCTACTTCAAGGACTTCGGCCCCGAGGCCGTCCCGGCCGCCCCGACCACCGCCCCGGCCGCCACGCCGACCTCCTCGGCGTCGCCCTCGGGCGAGGCCTCGCACGGCGCCGAGACCCCGGCGTCGGGCGAGCCGACGACCGCCGGCCACTGA
- a CDS encoding response regulator transcription factor: protein MTRVLVVEDEESFSDALSYMLRKEGFEVAVAATGPDGLDEFERNGADLVLLDLMLPGLPGTEVCRQLRGRSNVPVIMVTAKDSEIDKVVGLEIGADDYVTKPFSSRELVARIRAVLRRRGEPEEVTPAALEAGPVRMDVDRHVVTVSGGKVDLPLKEFDLLEMLLRNAGRVLTRMQLIDRVWGADYVGDTKTLDVHVKRLRAKIEPDPGAPRYLVTVRGLGYKFEP, encoded by the coding sequence GTGACCCGAGTGCTCGTCGTCGAGGATGAGGAATCCTTCAGCGACGCCCTGTCGTACATGCTCCGCAAAGAGGGCTTCGAGGTCGCCGTCGCGGCGACCGGGCCCGACGGCCTCGACGAGTTCGAGCGCAACGGAGCCGACCTCGTGCTCCTCGACCTGATGCTTCCGGGCCTGCCCGGCACCGAGGTGTGCCGCCAGCTGCGCGGCCGCTCGAACGTCCCGGTGATCATGGTGACCGCCAAGGACAGCGAGATCGACAAGGTCGTCGGCCTGGAGATAGGAGCCGACGACTACGTGACCAAGCCCTTCTCCTCGCGGGAGCTGGTCGCCCGCATCCGCGCGGTGCTGCGCCGCCGCGGGGAGCCGGAGGAGGTCACCCCGGCGGCCCTGGAGGCCGGCCCGGTCCGCATGGACGTCGACCGTCACGTGGTGACGGTCTCCGGAGGCAAGGTCGACCTGCCGCTGAAGGAGTTCGACCTCCTGGAGATGCTGCTGCGCAACGCGGGCCGCGTGCTGACCCGCATGCAGCTCATCGACCGGGTGTGGGGCGCGGACTACGTCGGCGACACCAAGACCCTCGACGTCCACGTCAAGCGCCTCCGCGCCAAGATCGAGCCGGACCCGGGCGCGCCGCGGTACCTCGTGACGGTGCGGGGACTGGGGTACAAGTTCGAGCCGTAG
- a CDS encoding cell wall metabolism sensor histidine kinase WalK yields MDVNAAVAALAAIAGVCTGVIAMLAFRWSERDHARPTRSSLHTDAVLPPGVDTVLSVLRSSAVVLDESDSVVKASSAAYALGLVRGGKLAVEPMLNMARDTRRDGEIRQVELDLARRGNGRGEALAVSARVAPLGSRLVLLLVEDLTEARRIEAVRRDFVANVSHELKTPVGALSLLSEAVMDASDDPEAVTRFAGRMQIEATRLTNLVQELIDLSRVQNDDPLDDSEPVSVDELVAEAIDRSRQPASTKQISMVSGGAAGLHVWGSRGQLAAALGNLVENAVNYSPARTRVGIAARRVAAPAGDVIEIAVTDQGIGIPDKDKERVFERFYRVDPARSRATGGTGLGLAIVKHVAASHGGEVTVWSTEGQGSTFTLRLPEAGAVRDRRPASSPTPDLMTEPLHAPEVLP; encoded by the coding sequence ATGGACGTGAACGCGGCGGTCGCCGCATTGGCAGCGATCGCCGGCGTGTGTACCGGCGTGATCGCCATGCTGGCGTTCCGCTGGAGCGAGCGCGACCACGCGCGCCCCACCCGCTCCTCCCTGCATACCGATGCCGTGCTCCCGCCCGGCGTCGACACCGTGCTGTCCGTGCTGCGCTCCTCCGCGGTCGTCCTCGACGAGAGCGACTCCGTGGTGAAGGCCAGCTCGGCGGCGTACGCACTCGGCCTGGTCCGCGGCGGCAAACTGGCCGTCGAACCCATGCTCAACATGGCCCGCGACACCCGCCGCGACGGAGAGATACGGCAGGTGGAGCTGGACCTGGCCCGGCGTGGCAACGGACGCGGCGAGGCCCTCGCCGTCTCCGCCCGGGTCGCCCCGCTGGGCTCGCGGCTCGTGCTGCTCCTGGTCGAGGACCTCACCGAGGCCCGTCGTATCGAAGCGGTACGACGCGACTTCGTCGCCAACGTGAGCCATGAGCTCAAGACCCCCGTCGGCGCGCTCTCCCTGCTCTCCGAGGCGGTCATGGACGCCTCGGACGACCCCGAGGCGGTCACCCGCTTCGCCGGCCGGATGCAGATCGAGGCGACCCGCCTCACCAACCTCGTACAGGAGCTCATCGACCTCTCCCGCGTGCAGAACGACGACCCGCTGGACGACTCCGAGCCGGTCTCCGTGGACGAGCTCGTCGCCGAGGCGATCGACCGCTCCCGGCAGCCCGCCTCCACCAAGCAGATCAGCATGGTCTCCGGCGGTGCCGCCGGCCTGCACGTGTGGGGCAGCCGGGGCCAGCTCGCCGCGGCCCTCGGCAACCTCGTCGAGAACGCCGTCAACTACTCACCGGCCCGTACGAGGGTGGGCATCGCCGCCCGTCGTGTCGCCGCGCCCGCCGGAGACGTGATCGAGATAGCCGTCACCGACCAGGGCATCGGCATCCCCGACAAGGACAAGGAGCGCGTCTTCGAGCGCTTCTACCGCGTCGACCCGGCCCGCTCCCGTGCCACCGGCGGTACGGGGCTCGGCCTGGCCATCGTCAAGCACGTGGCCGCCTCCCACGGCGGGGAGGTCACCGTCTGGAGCACCGAGGGTCAGGGCTCCACCTTCACCTTGCGGCTGCCCGAGGCGGGCGCCGTACGGGACCGCCGTCCCGCCTCTTCGCCCACCCCCGATCTCATGACCGAACCGCTTCACGCCCCGGAGGTCCTTCCGTGA
- the phoU gene encoding phosphate signaling complex protein PhoU produces the protein MRDAYHEELDSIGEGLVEMARLVGSAIGRATTAMLDADLKLAESVIAADQKVDDLQHDLEARAIALLARQQPVATDLRIVVTSLRMSADLERSGDLAQHVAKLARLRFPDTAVPRDLHATILEMGQLAQRLMAKAAEVIITKDVDLALQLEQDDDEMDLLHRALFQHLMDDRWKHGIETAVDVTLLGRYYERFADHAVSVAKRVVYLVTGEHADELQAADAPVEGA, from the coding sequence ATGCGGGACGCGTACCACGAGGAACTGGACTCGATCGGCGAGGGCCTGGTCGAGATGGCCCGGCTGGTCGGGTCGGCGATCGGGCGCGCCACGACGGCGATGCTCGACGCGGATCTCAAGCTCGCGGAGAGCGTGATCGCGGCGGACCAGAAGGTCGACGACCTCCAGCACGACCTGGAGGCGCGGGCGATAGCGCTGCTGGCCCGGCAGCAGCCGGTGGCGACGGACCTGCGGATCGTGGTGACCTCGCTGCGGATGAGCGCCGACCTGGAGCGCTCCGGCGACCTGGCGCAGCACGTGGCGAAGCTGGCGCGGCTGCGGTTCCCGGACACGGCGGTGCCGCGGGACCTGCACGCGACCATCCTGGAGATGGGGCAGCTGGCGCAGCGCCTGATGGCGAAGGCGGCGGAGGTCATCATCACGAAGGACGTCGACCTGGCGCTCCAGCTGGAGCAGGACGACGACGAGATGGACCTGCTGCACCGGGCGCTCTTCCAGCACCTGATGGACGACCGCTGGAAGCACGGCATCGAGACGGCCGTGGACGTGACGCTGCTCGGCCGGTACTACGAGCGGTTCGCGGACCACGCGGTGTCGGTGGCGAAGCGCGTCGTGTACCTGGTGACGGGTGAGCACGCGGACGAGCTGCAGGCGGCGGACGCGCCGGTGGAGGGCGCGTAG
- a CDS encoding GNAT family N-acetyltransferase, translating to MSTSLRLEQVTPATVDAALALRVHPHQEHNVAPVVRSLAEAYAFGENAWPRLIFDGDELVGFLMAFLDIPWNEERDPDDRRSGLWRLNIAADAQSKGYGRFAVEAVRDELRRRGERRFYVTWEPGEDGPGAFYDRLGFRTTGEVSGGQVVGVLDV from the coding sequence ATGAGCACGTCACTCCGCCTGGAGCAGGTCACCCCCGCCACCGTCGACGCCGCACTCGCACTGCGCGTCCACCCCCATCAGGAGCACAACGTCGCCCCCGTCGTGCGCTCCCTCGCGGAGGCCTACGCCTTCGGGGAGAACGCCTGGCCGCGGCTGATCTTCGACGGCGACGAGCTCGTCGGCTTCCTGATGGCCTTCCTCGACATCCCGTGGAACGAGGAGCGGGACCCGGACGACCGGCGCAGCGGCCTCTGGCGGCTCAACATCGCGGCCGACGCACAGAGCAAGGGGTACGGGCGCTTCGCCGTCGAAGCCGTGCGCGACGAGCTGCGCCGGCGCGGCGAGCGGCGGTTCTACGTGACCTGGGAGCCCGGTGAGGACGGGCCCGGCGCCTTCTACGACCGGCTGGGGTTCCGTACGACCGGCGAGGTCAGCGGCGGCCAGGTCGTCGGCGTGCTCGACGTGTAG
- a CDS encoding phosphoglyceromutase, translating into MADAPYKLILLRHGESEWNEKNLFTGWVDVNLTAKGEKEATRGGELLKDAGLLPDVLHTSLQKRAIRTAQLALEAADRHWIPVNRSWRLNERHYGALQGKDKAQTLAEFGEEQFMLWRRSYDTPPPALSDDSEYSQAHDARYQTIPPELRPQTECLKDVVERMLPYWYDNIVPDLLAGRTVLVAAHGNSLRALVKHLDGISDADIAGLNIPTGIPLSYELDENFKPLNPGGTYLDPEAAAAAIEAVKNQGKK; encoded by the coding sequence ATGGCCGACGCACCGTACAAGCTGATCCTCCTCCGCCACGGCGAGAGCGAGTGGAACGAGAAGAACCTGTTCACCGGATGGGTGGACGTGAACCTCACCGCCAAGGGCGAGAAGGAGGCGACGCGCGGCGGCGAGCTGCTCAAGGACGCCGGCCTGCTGCCCGACGTGCTGCACACCTCCCTCCAGAAGCGCGCCATCCGCACGGCGCAGCTCGCCCTCGAGGCCGCCGACCGCCACTGGATCCCGGTCAACCGCTCGTGGCGCCTCAACGAGCGCCACTACGGCGCCCTGCAGGGCAAGGACAAGGCCCAGACGCTCGCCGAGTTCGGCGAGGAGCAGTTCATGCTGTGGCGCCGCTCGTACGACACCCCGCCGCCGGCCCTGTCCGACGACAGCGAGTACTCGCAGGCCCACGACGCCCGCTACCAGACGATCCCGCCGGAGCTGCGCCCGCAGACCGAGTGCCTCAAGGACGTCGTCGAGCGGATGCTCCCGTACTGGTACGACAACATCGTCCCGGACCTCCTCGCCGGCCGCACGGTCCTGGTCGCCGCCCACGGCAACAGCCTCCGCGCCCTGGTGAAGCACCTGGACGGCATCTCGGACGCCGACATCGCGGGCCTCAACATCCCGACGGGCATCCCGCTCTCCTACGAGCTGGACGAGAACTTCAAGCCCCTCAACCCGGGCGGCACCTACCTCGACCCGGAGGCCGCGGCGGCCGCCATCGAGGCCGTCAAGAACCAGGGCAAGAAGTAA
- a CDS encoding MFS transporter has protein sequence MSIDSLRRSARATVSGLPQGFWWLWLSTLVNRTGAFVLTFLSLYLTVELGHSAWFAGLVVALHGLGGVAGSPLGGMLTDRWGRRPTMVSMHLAAAACAAALAVVTSAWAIAAVVLLMGVAMQAVRPSINATIADMVPAHDVRRAYALNYWALNLGFAIASIGGGAAAFLGYRTLFVVDAVATTLCAVIVFLRLPETRPEAAVGRQGEPVAEQKVSMLTVLRDAPFRTLVLLNLLVCLVFTAPWIGLPLTMADQGLSPSSYGVVIAVNGIVIVGFQLLVNKLTDKRSPVLLLTLSALLFALGTGATALAGSPVAFAATVVVWTVGEMIHVPTNAAATARLAPEHARGRYQGVMGMSWAVAGFVAPIGAGAIVDGPGPDVLWAATTAIGVIAAVGYFTRLRKALSEEAGAEIEKGIEEETEKGSVPVVPVAQGPVPSTPVAEGVPAEGAAPSSVSA, from the coding sequence ATGTCCATCGATTCGCTCAGACGATCAGCCCGGGCGACGGTCTCCGGCCTTCCGCAGGGCTTCTGGTGGCTCTGGCTGTCGACCCTGGTCAACCGGACCGGCGCCTTCGTCCTGACCTTCCTCTCCCTCTACCTGACCGTCGAGCTCGGGCACTCCGCCTGGTTCGCCGGTCTCGTCGTCGCCCTCCACGGCCTCGGCGGCGTCGCCGGATCCCCGCTCGGCGGCATGCTCACCGACCGCTGGGGCCGCCGCCCCACCATGGTCTCCATGCACCTCGCGGCCGCCGCCTGCGCCGCCGCCCTCGCCGTCGTCACCAGCGCCTGGGCCATCGCCGCCGTCGTCCTCCTCATGGGCGTCGCCATGCAGGCCGTCCGCCCCTCCATCAACGCGACCATCGCCGACATGGTCCCCGCCCACGACGTGCGCCGGGCGTACGCCCTCAACTACTGGGCCCTCAACCTCGGCTTCGCCATCGCCTCCATCGGCGGCGGCGCCGCCGCCTTCCTCGGCTACCGCACCCTCTTCGTCGTGGACGCCGTCGCCACCACCCTCTGCGCCGTCATCGTCTTCCTCCGGCTCCCCGAGACCCGCCCCGAGGCCGCCGTCGGTCGGCAGGGCGAGCCGGTCGCCGAGCAGAAGGTCAGCATGCTCACCGTGCTGCGCGACGCGCCCTTCCGCACGCTCGTCCTCCTCAACCTCCTCGTCTGCCTGGTCTTCACCGCCCCCTGGATCGGCCTGCCGCTCACCATGGCGGACCAGGGCCTCTCCCCCTCCTCGTACGGCGTCGTCATCGCCGTCAACGGCATCGTGATCGTCGGCTTCCAGCTGCTCGTCAACAAGCTGACCGACAAGCGCTCCCCGGTCCTCCTGCTGACCCTCTCCGCCCTCCTCTTCGCCCTCGGCACCGGCGCCACCGCCCTCGCCGGCTCCCCCGTCGCCTTCGCCGCGACCGTGGTCGTCTGGACGGTCGGCGAGATGATCCACGTCCCGACGAACGCCGCCGCCACCGCCCGCCTCGCCCCCGAGCACGCCCGGGGCCGCTACCAGGGCGTGATGGGGATGTCCTGGGCCGTCGCCGGCTTCGTCGCCCCGATCGGCGCCGGCGCCATCGTCGACGGCCCCGGCCCCGACGTCCTGTGGGCCGCGACCACCGCGATCGGCGTCATCGCCGCCGTCGGCTACTTCACCCGACTGCGGAAGGCCCTCTCCGAGGAGGCCGGGGCGGAGATCGAGAAGGGGATCGAGGAGGAGACCGAGAAGGGCTCCGTGCCGGTCGTCCCCGTGGCCCAGGGCCCCGTGCCCTCCACCCCCGTCGCCGAGGGCGTCCCCGCCGAGGGCGCCGCGCCCTCCTCCGTCAGCGCCTGA
- a CDS encoding MBL fold metallo-hydrolase gives MTNESAQSIVLGDVEIIRIVEWQGPFAPARTLVPDAGAEVWKDNEEWLAPDHWAPESDSAVMALQTWVLRSGGRTVLVDTGVGDGRERPHSPHFHRRQDGFLGRLERAGVRPEEVDVVVNTHLHADHVGWNTRYSEGAGEWVPTFPNACYLLPAADDFHFGPANAYGGGLREEDRLIYEDSVAPVHRAGLITLWDGSHRIDENLVLESAAGHTPGSAVLRLASGTDRAVFVGDLLHSPVQILDPTRASCFCLDAAGAATSRRRILERAADGRELVVPAHFGGAGAAEVRREGPGFALAGWAAYDDGDGVRR, from the coding sequence ATGACGAACGAGAGCGCACAGAGCATCGTCCTGGGGGACGTCGAGATCATCCGGATCGTCGAGTGGCAGGGGCCGTTCGCGCCCGCCCGCACCCTTGTGCCGGACGCCGGGGCCGAGGTGTGGAAGGACAACGAGGAGTGGCTGGCGCCGGATCACTGGGCGCCGGAGAGCGACAGCGCGGTCATGGCGCTGCAGACCTGGGTGCTGCGCAGCGGGGGACGGACCGTCCTGGTCGACACCGGGGTGGGCGACGGTCGGGAGCGGCCGCACTCGCCGCACTTCCACCGGCGGCAGGACGGCTTCCTCGGCCGTCTGGAGCGGGCGGGCGTCAGGCCCGAGGAGGTGGACGTCGTCGTCAACACCCACCTGCACGCGGACCACGTCGGCTGGAACACGCGGTACTCGGAAGGGGCGGGGGAGTGGGTGCCGACGTTCCCGAACGCCTGCTACCTCCTCCCGGCCGCCGACGACTTCCACTTCGGCCCGGCGAACGCGTACGGCGGCGGCCTCCGGGAGGAGGACCGGCTGATCTACGAGGACAGTGTGGCGCCCGTGCACCGCGCCGGTCTGATCACGCTCTGGGACGGGTCCCACCGCATCGACGAGAACCTCGTCCTGGAGTCGGCGGCCGGTCACACGCCGGGCTCCGCCGTGCTGCGGCTGGCCTCCGGGACCGACCGCGCGGTCTTCGTCGGCGACCTCCTCCACAGCCCCGTGCAGATCCTGGACCCGACGCGCGCGAGCTGCTTCTGCCTGGACGCGGCCGGGGCGGCGACCAGCCGCCGCCGGATCCTCGAACGGGCGGCGGACGGGCGGGAGCTGGTCGTCCCCGCGCACTTCGGCGGGGCGGGCGCCGCCGAAGTGCGCAGGGAGGGGCCGGGGTTCGCCCTGGCCGGGTGGGCGGCCTACGACGACGGGGACGGGGTCAGGCGCTGA
- a CDS encoding AraC family transcriptional regulator, with protein MDVVSDAIAAVRVGRPSSDRVRVGGRWCARFDPYDGAGFHVVLRGGCWLLPDGGEPVALGAGDAVLLPHGTGHVIADAPADAATVARAVPFDRWADGSLPRPPRTADRGREVEMLCGKYRLDRSHAHPLLAELPPLVHLPARPDGDPELRAALTLLEGELEEQRPGASLALPSLLDLLFVYMVRSWMAGSTAGAWPAVLGDRVAAAALRALHADPAAPWTVDRLAAEAGVSRPTLARRFTALVGRPPMAYLAWWRLTRAAALLRDTGDPLATVARRVGYGSPYALSHAFRREFGTTPGRYRNGLVTPGARASGSGS; from the coding sequence ATGGACGTGGTGAGCGACGCGATCGCGGCCGTACGCGTCGGACGGCCGTCCTCGGACCGGGTGCGGGTCGGCGGACGCTGGTGCGCACGGTTCGACCCGTACGACGGGGCCGGCTTCCACGTCGTCCTCAGGGGCGGCTGCTGGCTGCTGCCCGACGGCGGCGAACCGGTCGCGCTCGGCGCGGGCGACGCGGTACTGCTGCCGCACGGCACCGGTCACGTCATCGCCGACGCCCCCGCCGACGCGGCGACGGTGGCCCGGGCGGTGCCCTTCGACCGGTGGGCCGACGGGAGCCTTCCGCGCCCGCCCCGGACGGCCGACCGCGGGCGCGAGGTCGAGATGCTCTGCGGCAAGTACCGGCTCGACCGCAGCCATGCGCACCCCCTGCTAGCGGAGCTCCCGCCGCTCGTGCACCTGCCGGCCCGACCCGACGGCGACCCCGAACTCAGGGCCGCCCTCACCCTCCTGGAGGGTGAGCTGGAGGAACAGCGGCCCGGCGCCTCCCTCGCGCTCCCCAGCCTGCTCGACCTGCTGTTCGTCTACATGGTCCGGTCCTGGATGGCCGGGAGCACGGCCGGAGCGTGGCCGGCGGTCCTGGGCGACCGGGTGGCCGCCGCCGCGCTGCGCGCGCTGCACGCCGACCCGGCCGCGCCCTGGACGGTCGACCGTCTCGCGGCCGAGGCGGGCGTCTCCCGCCCCACCCTGGCCCGCCGCTTCACCGCCCTGGTGGGCCGGCCCCCGATGGCGTACCTCGCCTGGTGGCGGCTGACCCGTGCCGCCGCGCTGCTCCGGGACACCGGGGACCCGCTGGCGACCGTCGCCCGCCGTGTGGGCTACGGCTCGCCGTACGCCCTGTCCCACGCCTTCCGCCGCGAGTTCGGCACGACGCCCGGGCGGTACCGGAACGGCCTCGTCACCCCCGGGGCGCGGGCTTCTGGGTCAGGTTCCTGA
- a CDS encoding YbjN domain-containing protein, producing the protein MAEDVRRIIEDTFNDAELDWESPEPGSYVVKLPGTRKLFTTLSLRVGRHSLSLNAFVIRHPDENEAGVHRWLLERNLRLYGVSYAVDGLGDVYLAGKLPLSAVTPEELDRLLGSVLEAADGDFNTLLELGFASAIRREYEWRVSRGESTRNLDAFRNLTQKPAPRG; encoded by the coding sequence ATGGCTGAGGACGTTCGGCGGATCATCGAGGACACGTTCAACGACGCCGAGCTGGACTGGGAGTCCCCGGAGCCCGGCTCGTACGTCGTGAAGCTCCCGGGCACGCGCAAGCTGTTCACCACCCTGTCGCTCCGGGTGGGCCGCCACTCCCTCTCCCTGAACGCCTTCGTCATCCGGCACCCGGACGAGAACGAGGCGGGCGTCCACCGCTGGCTCCTGGAGCGCAACCTCAGGCTGTACGGCGTGAGTTACGCGGTCGACGGCCTCGGCGACGTCTACCTCGCCGGCAAGCTCCCGCTCTCCGCCGTCACGCCGGAGGAGCTGGACCGGCTGCTCGGCTCGGTCCTGGAGGCGGCGGACGGCGACTTCAACACGCTCCTGGAGCTGGGCTTCGCGTCGGCGATCCGCCGGGAGTACGAGTGGCGGGTCTCCCGCGGCGAGTCCACCCGCAACCTGGACGCGTTCAGGAACCTGACCCAGAAGCCCGCGCCCCGGGGGTGA
- the mshA gene encoding D-inositol-3-phosphate glycosyltransferase produces MSQYVSRFAGTRHRHPAPTRLRLPGRHRTPRRVAMLSVHTSPLHQPGTGDAGGMNVYIVELAKRLAAIDIEVEIFTRATTGGLPPVVELTPGVLVRHVDAGPYEGLAKEELPAQLCAFTHGVMQAWAGHRPGHYDLVHSHYWLSGHVGWLAAERWGVPLVHAMHTMAKVKNAALAEGDTPEPAARVIGETQIVAAADRLIANTAEEADELARFYEADPGKIAVVHPGVNLDRFRPADGRAAARARLGLPQDAFIPVFAGRIQPLKAPDILLSAAARLLEQDPSLRSRMVVPVVGGPSGSGLAKPEQLQKLAAKLGISDVVRFHPPVGQDRLADWFRAASVLVMPSYSESFGLVAIEAQAAGTPVVAAAVGGLPVAVRDEVTGLLVQGHDPADYARALGRFVADPSLSARMGEAAALHAGSFGWDTAASGTADVYTAAMHDHRLRENRRRVRSHHG; encoded by the coding sequence GTGAGCCAGTACGTGTCCCGGTTCGCCGGTACCCGGCACCGGCACCCGGCGCCGACCAGGCTCCGGCTCCCCGGCCGGCACCGCACCCCCCGGCGCGTGGCCATGCTCAGCGTCCACACCTCGCCGCTGCACCAGCCCGGCACGGGTGACGCGGGCGGCATGAACGTGTACATCGTCGAGCTGGCCAAGCGGCTCGCGGCCATCGACATCGAGGTGGAGATCTTCACCCGGGCCACCACCGGCGGCCTCCCGCCGGTCGTCGAGCTGACGCCGGGCGTGCTCGTACGGCACGTGGACGCCGGCCCGTACGAGGGTCTGGCCAAGGAGGAGCTGCCGGCGCAGCTCTGCGCCTTCACGCACGGCGTGATGCAGGCGTGGGCGGGCCACCGCCCCGGCCACTACGACCTGGTGCACTCCCACTACTGGCTCTCCGGCCACGTCGGCTGGCTCGCCGCCGAGCGCTGGGGCGTCCCGCTCGTCCACGCCATGCACACCATGGCGAAGGTCAAGAACGCCGCGCTCGCCGAGGGCGACACGCCCGAGCCCGCGGCCCGGGTGATCGGCGAGACGCAGATCGTCGCCGCCGCGGACCGGCTGATCGCCAACACCGCGGAGGAGGCCGACGAGCTCGCCCGCTTCTACGAGGCCGACCCCGGCAAGATCGCGGTCGTGCACCCGGGCGTCAACCTCGACCGCTTCCGCCCCGCCGACGGGCGCGCCGCGGCCCGCGCCCGGCTCGGGCTGCCGCAGGACGCGTTCATCCCCGTCTTCGCCGGCCGGATACAGCCGCTGAAGGCCCCGGACATCCTGCTCAGCGCCGCCGCCCGGCTCCTGGAGCAGGACCCCTCCCTCCGCTCCCGGATGGTCGTCCCGGTGGTCGGCGGGCCGAGCGGCAGCGGCCTGGCCAAGCCGGAGCAGCTGCAGAAGCTGGCCGCCAAGCTCGGGATCTCGGACGTCGTGCGCTTCCACCCGCCGGTGGGGCAGGACCGGCTCGCCGACTGGTTCCGCGCGGCGAGCGTCCTCGTCATGCCCTCGTACAGCGAGTCCTTCGGCCTGGTCGCGATCGAGGCGCAGGCGGCCGGCACCCCGGTCGTCGCGGCGGCGGTCGGCGGTCTGCCCGTGGCCGTACGGGACGAGGTGACCGGTCTCCTCGTGCAGGGGCACGACCCGGCGGACTACGCCCGGGCGCTCGGCCGGTTCGTGGCGGACCCGTCGCTGTCGGCCCGGATGGGGGAGGCGGCGGCGCTGCACGCGGGCTCCTTCGGCTGGGACACGGCGGCCTCGGGCACGGCGGACGTGTACACGGCCGCCATGCACGACCACCGGCTGCGCGAGAACCGCCGTCGCGTACGCTCGCACCATGGCTGA